One genomic segment of Mastomys coucha isolate ucsf_1 unplaced genomic scaffold, UCSF_Mcou_1 pScaffold22, whole genome shotgun sequence includes these proteins:
- the LOC116068061 gene encoding LOW QUALITY PROTEIN: nuclear receptor corepressor 1-like (The sequence of the model RefSeq protein was modified relative to this genomic sequence to represent the inferred CDS: deleted 1 base in 1 codon; substituted 1 base at 1 genomic stop codon): MPWLLLWMLQLLHPRWIFPKQEMSSHRYKTPSDAIEVISPAGSPTPPQEKPQAYQTEMVKANQAENESTRQYKGPLHHYRSQQEPPSPHQQPPLPPSTQSEGMRQVPRTHRLITLADHICQIITQDFARNQVPSQPSTSTFQTSPSALPSTPVRTKTSSRYSPESQSQTVLHPRPGPRVSPENLVDKSRGSRPGKSPERSHIPSEPYEPISPPQGPAVHEKQDSMLLLSQRGVDPAEQRSDSLSPGSISYLPSFFTKLESVSPMVKSKKQEIFLKLNSSGGGDSHMAAAQPGTEIFNLPAVTTSGAVSSRSHSFADPASNLGLEDVTRKAFMGSFDDKVEDHAVVMPHPVGIVPGSASTSVVTSNETRRDEGDPSPHSGVCKPKLINKSNSRKSESPIPGQSYLGTERPSVSSVQSEADYHRXTPGWASEDWPSSTGSTHFPYNPLTIRMLSSTPTLIACTPSAITQAAPHQQNHIWEQELVPLFSSCVIIGITP, from the exons AtgccctggctgctcttgtggATGTTGCAGCTTCTGCACCCCAGATGGATATTTCCAAAACAAGAGATGTCTTCTCATAGGTACAAAACACCTAGTGATGCTATTGAGGTGATAAGTCCTGCCGGCTCACCTACACCACCCCAGGAAAAACCACAGGCCTATCAGACAGAGATGGTTAAAGCAAATCAAGCAGAAAATGAGTCCACTCGACAGTATAAAGGACCACTGCATCATTATCGGTCCCAGCAGGAGCCACCATCTCCACACCAGCAACCACCACTGCCCCCATCTACCCAGTCAGAGGGAATGAGACAGGTGCCCAGGACCCATCGACTGATCACACTTGCTGACCACATCTGTCAAATTATCACACAAGATTTTGCTAGAAATCAAGTTCCCTCGCAGCCTTCTACTTCTACATTCCAAACTTCACCATCTGCTTTGCCGTCCACACCCGTAAGAACTAAAACATCAAGTCGCTACAGCCCAGAATCACAGTCTCAGACTGTTTTGCATCCCAGACCAGGTCCCAGAGTCTCTCCAGAAAATCTTGTAGATAAATCTCGGGGAAGCAGGCCTGGAAAATCTCCAGAGAGGAGTCACATCCCATCAGAGCCCTATGaacccatctccccaccccaagGTCCTGCTGTGCATGAGAAGCAGGACAGCATGCTGCTCTTGTCACAAAGGGGAGTGGACCCTGCTGAGCAAAGGAGTGATTCTCTATCCCCAGGAAGTATAAGCTACTTGCCTTCATTCTTCACCAAGCTTGAAAGCGTATCACCCATGGTTAAATCAAAGAAGCAGGAAATTTTTTTG AAGTTGAACTCCTCTGGTGGAGGTGACTCTCATATGGCAGCTGCTCAGCCAGGAACAGAGATTTTCAATCTGCCAGCAGTTACTACATCAGGTGCAGTAAGCTCAAGAAGCCATTCTTTTGCTGATCCTGCCAGTAATCTTGGTCTAGAAGATGTCACCAGAAAGGCTTTCATGGGAAGTTTCGATGATAAAGTTGAAGATCATGCTGTTGTCATGCCCCATCCTGTGGGCATTGTGCCTGGTAGTGCCAGCACCTCAGTTGTGACTAGCAATGAGACACGGAGAGATGAAGGGGACCCATCACCTCATTCAGGAGTGTGCAAACCAAAGCTGATCAACAAATCAAACAGCAGGAAGTCTGAATCTCCTATTCCTGGGCAAAGCTACTTAGGAACTGAAAGGCCTTCTGTCTCCTCTGTACAATCAGAAGCTGATTACCATAGGTAGACACCAGGGTGGGCCTCAGAAGACTGGCCTTCCTCAACAGGTTCTACTCACTTCCCTTACAACCCTTTGACCATACGGATGCTCAGCAGTACACCAACACTGATTGCATGTACCCCATCTGCAATCACCCAAGCAGCTCCGCATCAACAGAACCACATCTGGGAGCAGGAACTTGTCCCGCTTTTCTCTTCCTGTGTAATTATAGGAATAACTCCTTGA